A stretch of DNA from Terriglobia bacterium:
TTACCTCGATGATCGCGCTGAACATCCTTTCCAGGGGCACGACTTGATTGGCCAGGTTCGCCTCGATTACCGCTCGCGGCATTCCAAAAACGACGCAGCTTTCCTCGGCCTCTGCAATGATGATACCGCCCTTTGCCCGGATTTCCCCGGCGCCCTCCTTGCCGTCGTCGCCCATTCCGGTCATCACGAGACCCAGAACGCGGCCGCCAAAAGTTTCCGCGGCGGACCGAAACAAGACATCGACCGAGGGCCGGTGCAGCGTGTCGAAAGGCCGCGCGTCGATGTGCGCTTGAACGGCAGCGGAGCTGTCCCGGCGCAATGTCAGATGACGTCCCGCCGGCGCGATAAGAATCCGGCCGGGCTGGATGGCGTCTCCTTCCCGGGCTTCAGAGACGGCGAGACTGCAGGCATCGTTCAAGCGCTCCGCATACAGCTCGGTATAACCAACCGGCATGTGCAGGACTACCGCGATCGGTATGCGGTAATCGCCGGCAAAAGAAGGCAGCAGATATTTCAGCGTCTGCGGCCCGCCGGTGGAAATGCCGATGACGATGACGTCGACGGGCGAAGGAAACATTTTTTTCGCCGGCTTATGCTGCGGCTTCGAAGCGGCCGGGCCGGCAGGGTCCGGCAGTCTGACGGCCGACATCATGACGTTGCCGGCAGTCTTCACCTTCTCGATCAGTTCGTCGCTCATCTCAAAGATTCTCTCCGTCGCGAGCGCGGAAGGCTTTTGAACGAACTCAATGGCGCCGGCATCCAGGGCGTCGAGAACCAGCTGGCTGGCCTCATTTGCAATGCTGACCACAACGATCGGCAGCGGTTTCCGGCGCATCTGCTCCTGAATGAAGCCAAGCCCACCCATCCCCGGCATGATCAGGTCGATGGTCACCACATCCGGATGCAATTGATCAACAAGCGTCAACGCTTCTTCGCCGTCGCGCGCTACTCCGACGACATCGATGAACGGACTCTTTCCGAGCATCTGCCTGACGACTTTCCGGACATACGCCGAATCGTCCACCACCAGTGTCCGTAGAACCTTATCCATGTTCTCCCCCGGCGCCGCTTCCTGCGGCTTCAGTCTCTGACATACGCGAACGCTCCTCCCAATTCCTGAAGTTCGAAATCGACATTGAACTTCAGAAGCGACTCCGCAGCTCCCAGAAAGAGATAGCCGGGCCGCTGCATGTACTGCTCGAACAGCTTTGCCGTTCTCAGAATTGCGGACTCTGAGAAATAGATGAACACGTTGCGGCAAAAGATCACCGGAACTTGCGCCAGCCGCTCTACCGAGCTGCGATCGGCGAGATTCACCCGGTGCCACTGAATTTTCTCGTGAAGACACTGCTTGATTTTCAAGCCGTCATCGCCGGGCGTAAAGAAGCGGCTGCGATATTCGGCCGGCAGTGCCCGGAAGCTGCGCTCCCGGTAAACACCTTTCCGGGCGATCTGGAGCGCGATATCGCTGGCGTCGCTGGCATGGATCTCAATGGGAAGGCGGTCGAACCAACCCGTTAACGACAGCGCCATCGCAATGGTCAACGGTTCTTCTCCTGTCGCGCAAGCGGCGCTCCAGATCTTAAGCGGCGGCCTGGCGCTCTCCGCGAGTCTGGGAAGCACAATATCGGTGAGGGCGTGAATCTGATCGAATTCTCGCCAGAAGTATGTCTCGCGAACGGAAATTGCATCGAGAACGCCACTCCATTGAGATTCGTCGCGGTCA
This window harbors:
- the cheB gene encoding chemotaxis-specific protein-glutamate methyltransferase CheB, producing the protein MDKVLRTLVVDDSAYVRKVVRQMLGKSPFIDVVGVARDGEEALTLVDQLHPDVVTIDLIMPGMGGLGFIQEQMRRKPLPIVVVSIANEASQLVLDALDAGAIEFVQKPSALATERIFEMSDELIEKVKTAGNVMMSAVRLPDPAGPAASKPQHKPAKKMFPSPVDVIVIGISTGGPQTLKYLLPSFAGDYRIPIAVVLHMPVGYTELYAERLNDACSLAVSEAREGDAIQPGRILIAPAGRHLTLRRDSSAAVQAHIDARPFDTLHRPSVDVLFRSAAETFGGRVLGLVMTGMGDDGKEGAGEIRAKGGIIIAEAEESCVVFGMPRAVIEANLANQVVPLERMFSAIIEVTNGKDPDR
- a CDS encoding protein-glutamate O-methyltransferase CheR → MEFPNRPDRNPAVMLLRDLIHERTGVFFSDSSVELMMDKLSGLIAERGSGSLIDFYYHLKYDRDESQWSGVLDAISVRETYFWREFDQIHALTDIVLPRLAESARPPLKIWSAACATGEEPLTIAMALSLTGWFDRLPIEIHASDASDIALQIARKGVYRERSFRALPAEYRSRFFTPGDDGLKIKQCLHEKIQWHRVNLADRSSVERLAQVPVIFCRNVFIYFSESAILRTAKLFEQYMQRPGYLFLGAAESLLKFNVDFELQELGGAFAYVRD